A part of Brassica rapa cultivar Chiifu-401-42 chromosome A05, CAAS_Brap_v3.01, whole genome shotgun sequence genomic DNA contains:
- the LOC103870591 gene encoding F-box/kelch-repeat protein At5g38670: protein MERLIKGDSVSTRRKRKTTTTTSIREKKKKKLTSSSSLPYDLLVMIVARVPRSYYRTLSLVSKSFRCMVVSPELYKVRSLLGLTETCLYVCLRFGFTCYKWYTLSSKSSDGGGYVLTRVLTLDDNSPRMMGLCYSDLVAVGSDIYNIGVADKNKTMPTSGVSILDCKTHRWRKSPRMPVELTELSATVLDRKIYVLGRRFHQDDGSWKSSFEVFNTNTQTWDLPSCGGFDSARINFLIDGKLHVVTFFDGVFAFDSKQCRWDLVEQYPSTGTMCSGSFCEVDNVLYSVSKDGALTWYDSDNTSWRDLNGLVGLPKLPSPLDGYGSYVKLTGYGGGKMMVFWNCNLGIHRPFQRDTIYCAEIALERRNGDCWGKLEWFDSMLLVPLETQFVKVLAVTL, encoded by the coding sequence ATGGAGAGGTTGATCAAGGGCGATTCCGTATCgacgaggaggaagaggaagacaACGACGACTACGAGTATtagggagaagaagaagaagaagctcacATCATCGTCGTCACTTCCCTATGATTTGCTAGTGATGATCGTGGCACGCGTTCCAAGATCGTACTATCGGACTTTGTCACTGGTCTCCAAGAGCTTCCGATGTATGGTGGTTTCACCTGAGCTTTACAAGGTTAGGTCACTCTTGGGCCTCACGGAGACTTGTCTCTATGTTTGCTTGAGGTTCGGGTTTACTTGTTATAAGTGGTACACCCTCTCCTCCAAGAGTAGTGACGGCGGCGGCTACGTTTTGACTAGAGTCTTAACGCTCGATGATAATTCTCCTCGTATGATGGGTTTGTGTTATTCAGATCTTGTGGCGGTTGGTTCTGATATCTACAACATTGGCGTAgcagataaaaataaaaccatgCCCACCTCTGGGGTCTCGATCCTTGATTGCAAGACTCACAGGTGGCGTAAGTCTCCACGCATGCCAGTGGAGCTAACTGAACTTTCTGCCACGGTCCTTGATCGCAAGATATATGTACTCGGACGACGCTTCCATCAAGATGATGGTTCCTGGAAGAGCTCCTTCGAGGTATTCAACACAAACACCCAAACTTGGGATCTCCCTTCCTGTGGTGGTTTTGATAGCGCCAGAATCAATTTTCTTATTGACGGAAAGCTCCACGTGGTGACTTTTTTCGATGGGGTGTTTGCTTTCGACTCAAAGCAATGTAGATGGGACCTGGTTGAACAATATCCAAGCACGGGTACTATGTGCTCAGGTTCTTTCTGCGAGGTTGATAATGTTCTCTACTCTGTTTCTAAAGACGGAGCTCTGACATGGTATGACTCCGACAATACAAGCTGGAGAGATTTGAACGGTTTGGTAGGCCTACCTAAGTTGCCTAGTCCTCTTGATGGTTATGGTTCTTATGTTAAACTGACGGGTTACGGTGGTGGAAAGATGATGGTTTTCTGGAATTGCAATTTAGGTATTCACCGCCCGTTTCAAAGGGACACCATATATTGTGCCGAGATAGCCCTTGAAAGACGCAATGGAGATTGTTGGGGCAAACTTGAGTGGTTTGATAGTATGCTTTTAGTCCCTTTGGAAACCCAGTTCGTTAAGGTTCTTGCTGTAACGCtttga
- the LOC103870592 gene encoding DNA topoisomerase 2 isoform X1 — MAGNTEGREVLPDKLEDARQAGGKNSNRCTLILTEGDSSKALAMSGLTSDKRDFYGVYPITGKILNVRKASSAQINRNKFIQDLKKILKLELQKEYTDTSSLRYGRVILMTDQDDDGTHMSGLLINLFSFLWPSLLKLPSSFLIDFVTPLIKVTHETKEAETFSSLREFKEWKEKDKAHATEWSVKFYKGLGSSTFEEGILYFNHIDIHVREFVWEGDADGEAINIAFGGDPEKRKEWIRKYNQVDSLHGPRGNKITYKEFVNNELVLFTIANLQRSIPTMFDGLKSGERKILFTAFKIDLTELTPLDEFSSLVSQHSAYHHSRKCISNVIIRMAQDFIGRNNVNLFEPSGQFGTSASGGKDAANERYLHTKLKPVARVLFPKADDALLHYKLEYGRKLEPTRYFPIIPLVLLNGAKGIGSGFSTFIPQYNPRDVIANIRRGIKCEEMEPMVPWYRDFEGEIKKTREGVYTSYGKCHDVNDNTVQISVLPIGLWTDDYKKILHALKANNGDPLIEDVSVHNDGPSMVFNVILSKKHKKEARREGYLKKFKLEKNITTTNMHLLMDGTIKKYHTPEEIIKDFYPHRLELYEKRKGKMAVALTSEIEELQRKIQFLKDVDRGVILVVGRLKSEIIKELKSGDEKFLELSLTMDQCIELEKELAEKNQEVGHLNSSSAESMYEEDLKKFESMLSESDDLNSRKRGMMAMSCQRTVKPKKTQ, encoded by the exons ATGGCTGGTAACACGGAGGGGAGAGAAGTTCTACCGGATAAATTAGAAGATGCCAGGCAAGCTGGAGGGAAGAATTCAAATAGGTGTACTTTGATTTTGACCGAGGGAGATTCCTCCAAAGCTCTAGCG ATGTCCGGTCTGACTTCCGATAAGCGTGACTTCTATGGTGTTTATCCAATCACAGGAAAGATTTTGAATGTTAGAAAAGCCAGTTCAGCTCAAATCAATAGGAACAAGTTCATTCAAGATCTTAAGAAAATTCTAAAACTGGAACTTCAAAAGGAGTACACAGACACTTCATCACTGCGATATGGACGTGTGATACTCATGACAGATCAA GATGATGATGGAACTCACATGAGTGGCTTATTGATaaacttgttttcttttctgTGGCCTTCGTTACTCAAGCTTCCATCATCATTCCTAATTGATTTTGTAACTCCCCTTATCAAG GTAACGCACGAGACTAAAGAAGCTGAGACATTTTCATCACTGCGTGAATTCAAGGAGTGGAAAGAAAAAGATAAGGCTCATGCAACTGAGTGGTCTGTGAAGTTTTACAAG GGATTGGGTTCAAGTACCTTCGAGGAGGGAATTCTGTACTTTAATCATATTGATATTCACGTAAGGGAATTTGTTTGGGAAGGTGATGCTGATGGAGAGGCAATAAATATAGCTTTTGGAGGCGATCCGGAAAAACGAAAAGAATGGATTCGGAAGTATAACCAAGTTGATTCTCTG CATGGACCGAGAGGAAATAAAATAACGTACAAAGAGTTTGTAAATAACGAACTTGTCTTGTTCACCATAGCGAATCTCCAGAGGTCTATTCCCACAATGTTTGATGGGCTCAAATCAGGAGAGAGAAAGATTCTCTTTACTGCATTCAAGATAGATCTCACTGAGCTTACCCCTCTTGACGAGTTTTCCAGCCTAGTATCACAACATTCAGCATATCACCACAGTAGGAAGTGCATTTCCAATGTTATAATACGCATGGCTCAGGATTTCATTGGTCGGAACAATGTGAATTTATTTGAGCCATCTGGACAGTTTGGCACAAGTGCTTCG GGAGGAAAGGATGCAGCAAATGAGAGATACTTGCATACTAAGCTCAAACCAGTGGCAAGGGTCTTGTTTCCCAAAGCTGATGATGCTCTGCTTCACTACAAATTGGAATATGGGCGAAAGCTGGAGCCAACTCG GTATTTTCCAATTATTCCGTTGGTCTTATTGAATGGGGCAAAAGGTATTGGTTCAGGGTTTAGCACTTTCATACCACAATATAACCCACGAGATGTTATTGCAAATATAAGGCGTGGAATCAAATGTGAAGAAATGGAGCCTATGGTGCCTTGGTATCGAGATTTTGAGGGAGAGATTAAAAAAACAAGAGAAGGCGTGTACACATCCTATGGTAAGTGTCACGATGTTAACGATAACACTGTTCAAATTTCAGTGTTACCGATTGGGTTGTGGACTGATGATTATAAGAAGATCTTGCATGCACTTAAGGCAAACAATGGTGACCCCTTGATCGAG GATGTTAGCGTACACAATGATGGTCCATCAATggtgtttaatgtaatattgaGTAAAAAACACAAGAAGGAGGCTCGACGAGAGGGTTATTTAAAGAAATTCAAACTCGAAAAGAATATTACAACCACCAACATGCACCTCCTTATGGATGGGACGATTAAAAAGTATCACACCCCTGAAGAAA TTATAAAAGATTTTTACCCGCACAGACTGGAACTCTATGAGAAAAGAAAG GGAAAAATGGCGGTCGCTCTGACAAGTGAGATAGAAGAACTCCAAAGAAAAATTCAGTTCTTAAAAGATGTCGACCGTGGTGTCATTCTTGTCGTTGGTAGATTGAAGAGTGAAATCATTAAAGAACTTAAAAGTGGTGATGAGAAGTTCTTAGAGCTGTCTCTAACCATGGATCAGTGTATTGAGTTGGAGAAAGAGCTTGCAGAGAAAAATCAAGAGGTAGGACACTTGAATAGCTCCTCAGCTGAGTCAATGTACGAGGAAGACTTGAAGAAATTTGAGTCCATGTTATCTGAG AGCGATGATTTAAACTCTAGAAAACGTGGGATGATGGCTATGTCTTGCCAAAGGACAGTTAAACCAAAGAAAACTCAATAG
- the LOC103870592 gene encoding DNA topoisomerase 2 isoform X2 → MTDQDDDGTHMSGLLINLFSFLWPSLLKLPSSFLIDFVTPLIKVTHETKEAETFSSLREFKEWKEKDKAHATEWSVKFYKGLGSSTFEEGILYFNHIDIHVREFVWEGDADGEAINIAFGGDPEKRKEWIRKYNQVDSLHGPRGNKITYKEFVNNELVLFTIANLQRSIPTMFDGLKSGERKILFTAFKIDLTELTPLDEFSSLVSQHSAYHHSRKCISNVIIRMAQDFIGRNNVNLFEPSGQFGTSASGGKDAANERYLHTKLKPVARVLFPKADDALLHYKLEYGRKLEPTRYFPIIPLVLLNGAKGIGSGFSTFIPQYNPRDVIANIRRGIKCEEMEPMVPWYRDFEGEIKKTREGVYTSYGKCHDVNDNTVQISVLPIGLWTDDYKKILHALKANNGDPLIEDVSVHNDGPSMVFNVILSKKHKKEARREGYLKKFKLEKNITTTNMHLLMDGTIKKYHTPEEIIKDFYPHRLELYEKRKGKMAVALTSEIEELQRKIQFLKDVDRGVILVVGRLKSEIIKELKSGDEKFLELSLTMDQCIELEKELAEKNQEVGHLNSSSAESMYEEDLKKFESMLSESDDLNSRKRGMMAMSCQRTVKPKKTQ, encoded by the exons ATGACAGATCAA GATGATGATGGAACTCACATGAGTGGCTTATTGATaaacttgttttcttttctgTGGCCTTCGTTACTCAAGCTTCCATCATCATTCCTAATTGATTTTGTAACTCCCCTTATCAAG GTAACGCACGAGACTAAAGAAGCTGAGACATTTTCATCACTGCGTGAATTCAAGGAGTGGAAAGAAAAAGATAAGGCTCATGCAACTGAGTGGTCTGTGAAGTTTTACAAG GGATTGGGTTCAAGTACCTTCGAGGAGGGAATTCTGTACTTTAATCATATTGATATTCACGTAAGGGAATTTGTTTGGGAAGGTGATGCTGATGGAGAGGCAATAAATATAGCTTTTGGAGGCGATCCGGAAAAACGAAAAGAATGGATTCGGAAGTATAACCAAGTTGATTCTCTG CATGGACCGAGAGGAAATAAAATAACGTACAAAGAGTTTGTAAATAACGAACTTGTCTTGTTCACCATAGCGAATCTCCAGAGGTCTATTCCCACAATGTTTGATGGGCTCAAATCAGGAGAGAGAAAGATTCTCTTTACTGCATTCAAGATAGATCTCACTGAGCTTACCCCTCTTGACGAGTTTTCCAGCCTAGTATCACAACATTCAGCATATCACCACAGTAGGAAGTGCATTTCCAATGTTATAATACGCATGGCTCAGGATTTCATTGGTCGGAACAATGTGAATTTATTTGAGCCATCTGGACAGTTTGGCACAAGTGCTTCG GGAGGAAAGGATGCAGCAAATGAGAGATACTTGCATACTAAGCTCAAACCAGTGGCAAGGGTCTTGTTTCCCAAAGCTGATGATGCTCTGCTTCACTACAAATTGGAATATGGGCGAAAGCTGGAGCCAACTCG GTATTTTCCAATTATTCCGTTGGTCTTATTGAATGGGGCAAAAGGTATTGGTTCAGGGTTTAGCACTTTCATACCACAATATAACCCACGAGATGTTATTGCAAATATAAGGCGTGGAATCAAATGTGAAGAAATGGAGCCTATGGTGCCTTGGTATCGAGATTTTGAGGGAGAGATTAAAAAAACAAGAGAAGGCGTGTACACATCCTATGGTAAGTGTCACGATGTTAACGATAACACTGTTCAAATTTCAGTGTTACCGATTGGGTTGTGGACTGATGATTATAAGAAGATCTTGCATGCACTTAAGGCAAACAATGGTGACCCCTTGATCGAG GATGTTAGCGTACACAATGATGGTCCATCAATggtgtttaatgtaatattgaGTAAAAAACACAAGAAGGAGGCTCGACGAGAGGGTTATTTAAAGAAATTCAAACTCGAAAAGAATATTACAACCACCAACATGCACCTCCTTATGGATGGGACGATTAAAAAGTATCACACCCCTGAAGAAA TTATAAAAGATTTTTACCCGCACAGACTGGAACTCTATGAGAAAAGAAAG GGAAAAATGGCGGTCGCTCTGACAAGTGAGATAGAAGAACTCCAAAGAAAAATTCAGTTCTTAAAAGATGTCGACCGTGGTGTCATTCTTGTCGTTGGTAGATTGAAGAGTGAAATCATTAAAGAACTTAAAAGTGGTGATGAGAAGTTCTTAGAGCTGTCTCTAACCATGGATCAGTGTATTGAGTTGGAGAAAGAGCTTGCAGAGAAAAATCAAGAGGTAGGACACTTGAATAGCTCCTCAGCTGAGTCAATGTACGAGGAAGACTTGAAGAAATTTGAGTCCATGTTATCTGAG AGCGATGATTTAAACTCTAGAAAACGTGGGATGATGGCTATGTCTTGCCAAAGGACAGTTAAACCAAAGAAAACTCAATAG
- the LOC103870771 gene encoding F-box/kelch-repeat protein At5g38670-like, with amino-acid sequence MERLIKGDSLSTTREKKKKKLTSSSSSLPYDLLVMIVARVPRSYYRTLSLVSTSFRCMVVSPELYKVRSLLGLTETCLYVCLRFGFTCYKWYTLSSKSSDGGGYVLTRVLTLDDNSPRMMGLCYSDLVAVGSDIYNIGVADKNKTMPTSGVSILDCKTHRWRKSPRMPVELTELSARVLDRKIYVLGRRFHHLDGSWKSSFEVFNTNTQTWDLPSCGGFDSARINFLIDGKLHVVTLFDGVFAFDSKQCRWDLVEQYPSTGTMCSGSFCEVDNVLYSVSKDGALTWYDSDNTSWRDLNGLVGLPKLPSPLDGYGSYVKLTGYGGGKMMVFWNCNLGIHRPFQRDTIYCAEIALERRNGDCWGKLEWFDSMLLVPLETQFVKVLAVTL; translated from the coding sequence ATGGAGAGGTTGATCAAGGGCGATTCCTTATCGACGAcgagggagaagaagaagaagaagctcacATCATCATCGTCGTCACTTCCCTATGATTTGCTAGTGATGATCGTGGCACGCGTTCCAAGATCGTACTATCGGACATTGTCACTAGTCTCCACGAGCTTCCGATGTATGGTGGTTTCACCTGAGCTTTACAAGGTTAGGTCACTCTTGGGCCTCACGGAGACTTGTCTCTATGTTTGCTTGAGGTTCGGGTTTACTTGTTATAAGTGGTACACCCTCTCCTCCAAGAGTAGTGACGGCGGCGGCTACGTTTTGACTAGAGTCTTAACGCTCGATGATAATTCTCCTCGTATGATGGGTTTGTGTTATTCAGATCTTGTGGCGGTTGGTTCTGATATCTACAACATTGGCGTAgcagataaaaataaaaccatgCCCACCTCTGGGGTCTCGATCCTTGATTGCAAGACTCACAGGTGGCGTAAGTCTCCACGCATGCCAGTGGAGCTAACTGAACTTTCTGCCAGGGTCCTTGATCGCAAGATATATGTACTGGGACGACGCTTCCATCATCTTGATGGTTCCTGGAAGAGCTCCTTCGAGGTATTCAACACAAACACCCAAACTTGGGATCTCCCTTCCTGTGGTGGTTTTGATAGCGCCAGAATCAATTTTCTTATTGACGGAAAGCTCCACGTGGTGACTTTATTCGATGGGGTGTTTGCTTTCGACTCAAAGCAATGTAGATGGGACCTGGTTGAACAATATCCAAGCACGGGTACTATGTGCTCAGGTTCTTTCTGCGAGGTTGATAATGTTCTCTACTCTGTTTCTAAAGACGGAGCTCTGACATGGTATGACTCCGACAATACAAGCTGGAGAGATTTGAACGGTTTGGTAGGCCTACCTAAGTTGCCTAGTCCTCTTGATGGTTATGGTTCTTATGTTAAACTGACGGGTTACGGTGGTGGAAAGATGATGGTTTTCTGGAATTGCAATTTAGGTATTCACCGCCCGTTTCAAAGGGACACCATATATTGTGCCGAGATAGCCCTTGAAAGACGCAATGGAGATTGTTGGGGCAAACTTGAGTGGTTTGATAGTATGCTTTTAGTCCCTTTGGAAACCCAGTTCGTTAAGGTTCTTGCTGTAACGCtttga